Within the Salvia hispanica cultivar TCC Black 2014 chromosome 4, UniMelb_Shisp_WGS_1.0, whole genome shotgun sequence genome, the region CATTTAGAGCTGCCTTCTGTTACACcaagaaaaacataaacaaataaaagttaatttacaaaataatgttagaaATTTATTGGTGATGAAAAGCACAAACCCTAAAGGCTTCAAGCTCAGATGCACTCAAGGTTTTCGGTTCGTCACCGTCAAGCAAAGAATAATCAACGGGGGCTGTTTGTTTGTCCATTTTTGTCGAAAAAATACAATGAAATTAATCGAGGTGAGGATGAAAGATGTGTGTGTTGGTTTAATTTAAgatataatttcattatttatagagagatgaaaaaatgtgGCCAAAAATATGCAGTTACGCCTTTCAATATGCATGGTGATGGTTGAGGGTTGGGATCATATTTCTTATCTCAATACTGTTTTTATTTACCTtccatttttgtatttattgtgTGTGTAAGCTGGAGCATCAAATTAACTTGACTTTTGCCACTAATATAAATGCAGACAGacatatacaattatacaGGTAGGCATGATTTGTAAAAAAGTTATtgtttaattcaaatttgcaTTTATTGCATTTGCGTATTAAATATATGCTTTTTCTACAAAATTTAGTCTTAAATTCCAATGCCAACTACCCTTTCATTTGAAAACACGTGAAGATATTTAcagaagaaaaatagaaaaatattacatatttacaAACGTGTAATGAATTATAAAGCAAtgtaatacataaaaaaaatgttaagcatgctaataccaaaaaaaaaatgataagcaagctaatatataaaaaactgttaagtaataaaaagaagagaacTGATAAATTTACATGATCACCACTCCATATACAGAATTGGGGAAATTAAGTCTTctttataatttctaaaatcaGATATAGgtttattttaagtaaaattaacaattttttaaaaataattaataaaaaacatatctattatagaaaaaattatattttatctatacaATTTAAGTATACTTATCTTTTCACTAAAAAAACACTTCGTCACATACCTTGCAATCTGAGAAATTGATATGCGAGGCAACTCGTTTCTTTTCTGCcttattttctccttcatttTGACTTATAACTACAGTTACACATACACAAACTATATCATGCCCAATAAAGGCCAACAAtaattttagcaaaaaatgaaaaaaaaaaattgtttcctTAGTATCTCATTCAATactgaaaaaaatgttttcaaTTAAAGAATCGAAAACACAACGACGAAcaatttgaattgaaaaacCTAAAACGCCGTGTTTTAGGTTATCTAGTGAAATCATTCTTCCCAGAATTGAATGGAATGCTTCAAAGATGAATTTTCCGATTTTTTGTTGCAAGATTTAGATGAGAGGTTGGCCTGAAAAAGGGGTCGGAAAGAATCAGTGAGTGAGTGTAATGTGATGGAGTGTTTGAATTTATAGAGTTCAAGAAACGTAAGCGATGAAACGTGGCAAGAAAAATGAGTACTTAAGTACACACGTGTAGTTAAAGCAATACGCGTATGCATGGTTGGACAATATTAACAACATCAAAAaattactctcttcgtcccaccaaagatgactcacttttctttttaatttgtctcaactaagatAATCCATTACTAAATTACTGTTAATGTTcaaatcttttcctttaaATCTAATCTTAATTCCATCAAATCCCcaaaaaatcctaaaatataACTTCTTCAATTCTCCAAAAATATGACATTGCAGCTAGTTACAGTCTATTCAATTCTTCTCCTCTTCTCAATTAAttctttcttcctcttctaCTCAAATTTTGAATAGACTTCCTTTAGGAATGATGTTGTGCTTGCTCTTTGGAAGCCCAGTCTGGACTGTAGCATCCCAAGTTGTTTTTGGCCCTTCATATGCAAGATCattattttatctctattttatctCTACAGAGAGTTTGATGAAGTTTCCTCGAAGAACGAATCATTCACCTGCATTTCAAGGACAACAATATAACTCTCTTTCTATGAATGGGAGAGTAGACACGGCAGTAGCTCGAGAGCAGGGCGTGAATATGAGCAACCAACTGCTAAGTTAATGCTTTCAATAACCTTCAATATGATTGGAAAGCATCTCCATGATAAGTGTTACATAATTCTATAAttgtttttcataattatgaTTCTGCCTGCATTATTCTACCAATATGACAGATATGAAAAATGTATCATCGAATTTATCTCATATAGTAAGCCATAACAAGTCAAAGAAAACCTTTTCCACATCTCaagatgtaattttttttctcactaaagaaatcaaatcaaacataaaaGCAGATCCCAAAGGCAAGCCGCCATGAACTTAAGAGCATAGCACACTTGAGATTCAGCTCCCGTCAGTGCTTTTGCTGAATTTTCGCCCGGACAAGTTTTCAGACTCGTATAACATATGGTTGATCAGTCCTCTTGCTGCACTGTTGTACAGCAAACAACAACATAATAAGCAAGCCTCGATAGAGGATGGCAAGTGCAGCATAAACTTGAACATCTTATCAAAGAGCCTCAAGCCAGTTGAAGCAGTGATAATTGaatgataataattttgaatgatccaaaaataaagagaaaatggGACTCACTCatccttcatcttttgaattttatctGGATCCGTCTCATGCATGTTCTTCTTGAACTGCTCTCTCACCATAGTAATTAGCAGTTCAGTGTTGAATTTCTGCATTCCAATAGTTATAGGAGAATGATTCGTTCGCATTTTTTGTTCATGAAAGAAACGCTGCTGAAGAAATTCAATCTCAACTTGAAAATAGTAGAATCTGTTAGCTTTAAATTAACTATAAGGCATTTTCTAATTTGCTTGATTCAGTTTGCAACCGAGATACAGATATCTTTCATTTCTCTCGTTACTACTCCCTATACAATATTTCTATCTACTTCAAGcagttttttaaaaagtcaAGACTGAAATAAATGAGGTAATCTACTAGGCTTGTCCTTATCTcgaataatcaaaataaattacatagaTGCATTGTTGTTCGCTATAAGCATGTTGTAGCTGCATTGCTGCAATAATAATGGGCGATCCTCAATTTTTGAATGCTCAGAAATAAACAAAGCCCTACCTGCATAGCTGTTCCCTCAGGGAAAATCAAGATTCGAGAGGTTGCGGGATATTTGCTATGCTATAGTAACCTATCCAACCTGATTAAACAAACCCCTCATGAGGCATTCCAATGCGAAGCCAAACGAGTCAAATGTTCACTAATCTATCTCTTAGTCAGGCTAGCCTTATGTATGAACATAAATCCATAGCTTAATATACAGAATTGAATGTGGAAGGAAGTTGATCATCAATTAGCTACAATCCCAAAACTCTCACACTTACAAAACAACATGAAGGGTCCACAACATTGTATGAATAGTATTGAGAGACAAACACAAATTCAGCTCATCAAACAATCATGCATATTCTTCAATGGCCATAAAAGTTAAATTCAATTCTACAAAATACCTTTTGCCCAATATACTTAGCTCGCCTTAGGCATTCGCGATAAAGCTGCATATCAGAATTACAAAATAAGTTGCATAATAAAACTCATAAATTAATTGGTAAGGCTGCAATTGGAGAGGGACAGAAAATCATACTAATTCTCTGCTTACCATAGCTTCCTTTATAGTACAACAAAATAGAACTGGAATTGTTGACTTTTTGATGTTtctaattcataatttaaaacacTCTGTTCAGCAGGAAAGTTCATACATATTACGGCTGAAcaattaagagaaaaaaattcagaTTAAGAAATGCTCTGACCCTGATGGCATTGTTGGCAAGCTCAGGAGGTAATGCTGTTTGCAGAGACGGCATTTTTTCTGCAAAACGtttaaatcacaaaacaaTTGGCAAAAAATAGCTATAAAGAGTGGAGAAGTTTTGCTGAACAAACCGGATCGAGAAATGAGTTAACaaaccataaaataaatagtcaGTGAATACCACGAATTTTAAATCGGGGATGATTTGCAGAATCGAATTACCTTTACGCTGGAGGGCTGCTGGGACAGTGGTGGAGAATATGGTGAATTTGGACGGCGGCGAATCAAAGTGGGGTTGGCGTCTCCGTCGggatgaaattatattatatctaTACCTCCATTGCTTTCTTTACTattgaatttcattaattattataattagaatattaaattatgaaatttcaatttttcttagcaaaaaatgtcaatctttttatattcaaaacatatatttcactaaatattttttttatttttttattatattgaaataatgttatt harbors:
- the LOC125223523 gene encoding uncharacterized protein LOC125223523 isoform X2, yielding MLYRECLRRAKYIGQKKFNTELLITMVREQFKKNMHETDPDKIQKMKDDAARGLINHMLYESENLSGRKFSKSTDGS
- the LOC125223523 gene encoding uncharacterized protein LOC125223523 isoform X1, giving the protein MPSLQTALPPELANNAIRLYRECLRRAKYIGQKKFNTELLITMVREQFKKNMHETDPDKIQKMKDDAARGLINHMLYESENLSGRKFSKSTDGS
- the LOC125223523 gene encoding uncharacterized protein LOC125223523 isoform X3, whose protein sequence is MPSLQTALPPELANNAIRLYRECLRRAKYIGQKKFNTELLITMVREQFKKNMHETDPDKIQKMKDDKRTDQPYVIRV